In Nomascus leucogenys isolate Asia chromosome 6, Asia_NLE_v1, whole genome shotgun sequence, one DNA window encodes the following:
- the BASP1 gene encoding brain acid soluble protein 1 yields the protein MGGKLSKKKKGYNVNDEKAKEKDKKAEGAATEEEGTAKESEPQAAAEPAEAKEGKEKPDQDAEGKAEEKEGEKDAAAAKEEAPKAEPEKTEGAAEAKAEPPKAPEQEQAAPGPAAGGEAPKAAEAAAAPAESAAPAAGEEPSKEEGEPKKTEAPAAPAAQETKSDGAPASDSKPGSSEAAPSSKETPAATEAPSSTPKAQAPAASAEEPKPVEAPAANSDQTVAVKE from the coding sequence ATGGGAGGCAAGCTCAGCAAGAAGAAGAAGGGCTACAATGTGAACGACGAGAAAGCCAAGGAGAAAGACAAGAAGGCTGAGGGCGCGGCGACGGAAGAGGAGGGGACCGCGAAGGAGAGCGAGCCCCAGGCGGCCGCGGAGCCCGCCGAGGCCAAAGAGGGCAAGGAGAAGCCCGACCAGGACGCCGAGGGCAAGGCCGAGGAGAAGGAGGGCGAGAAGGACGCGGCGGCCGCCAAGGAGGAGGCCCCGAAGGCGGAGCCCGAGAAGACGGAGGGCGCGGCAGAGGCCAAGGCTGAGCCTCCGAAGGCGCCCGAGCAGGAGCAGGCGGCCCCCGGCCCCGCTGCGGGCGGCGAGGCCCCCAAAGCTGCCGAGGCCGCCGCGGCCCCGGCCGAGAGCGCGGCCCCTGCCGCCGGGGAGGAGCCCAGCAAGGAGGAAGGGGAACCCAAAAAGACTGAGGCGCCCGCAGCTCCTGCCGCCCAGGAGACCAAAAGTGACGGGGCCCCAGCTTCAGACTCAAAACCCGGCAGCTCGGAGGCTGCCCCCTCTTCCAAGGAGACCCCCGCAGCCACGGAAGCGCCTAGTTCCACACCCAAGGCCCAGGCCCCCGCAGCCTCTGCGGAAGAGCCCAAGCCGGTGGAGGCCCCGGCAGCTAATTCCGATCAAACCGTAGCCGTGAAAGAGTGA